CGCTTCAGCCCATTACAtattgccatcagcctcatggttttaaaatgcgtctccTATAAACACAATTTAGCCCTACTCTGACCAACGCCTCGTACCGTCCAGTggctggctttgataccatttctaacggcccaagcccaccgctaacaaatattgtccgctttgacccattacatatcactgtcagccagacacattttaaaatcgtgaggctgacgacgatacacaACGGACCAAAGCAGACACTATCTATTAACGATGAGtttaggttattacaaataatattagagccagacagcgagcggtgtgctagcgaggacgctaagcCCCCAAggggatagattgtgagatcacaggTTGTTTGGAGAacggaacaaaacattcctaatGATGGTggagaaacctctccctagcatacacatttgaaaactaaaaagcTGACGGCAATAATGTAGGCAATAatgtaatgagccaaaacaaTCCAGCTATTATAAATCCACAACTATCCCACTTCCTAATTCATTCCTACCATCAACAATGGTTCGTCTAAGCCTCAAATCTCCACTTTCATCCACCATCTCTCTCCtcctcatcttcatcttcttcaccatTTCATTTGCAGAACTCTGCAACTCAAACGACAAGAAAGCTCTCCTAAACATCAAGAAAGCATTCAACAACGCATACTACTTCGCCTCATGGAAGCCCGAAGAAGATTGCTGTACTTGGTACAGCGTCCAATGTGATGAGATCTCCCACCGCATCATCTCCCTCACTATCTCCGTCGACAAACAAATCTCCGGCCAAATCCCGCCGCACGTCGGCGACCTCCCATACCTCCAATACCTCACCTTCCACAAGCTCCCAAATCTCGTCGGCCCCATCCAACCCGCCATCGCCAAACTCCACAACCTCAAACACCTGGACATAAGCTGGACCAAAATCTCCGGCACCATCCCGGACTTCCTCAGCTCCCTCTCCAACCTCTCCTACATTAGCCTCTCCTTCAGCAATCTCTCCGGCGCCATCCCGAGCTCACTCTCCAAGCTCCCAAATCTCTCCTATCTCCAATTGGACCGGAGCAAACTGACAGGACAAATCCCAGATTCTTTCGGGGACTTTAAGGCTGAAAATTTCAACCTTTATCTTTCCCACAACAAACTTACCGGCAAAATCCCACCTTCCTTCTCCAAAGTGGACTTCAGCGCCATTGATTTGTCAAGGAACAAGCTTGAAGGCGACGCCTACATGATATTTGGAGCACACAAGAAGGCTTGGAATGTTGATTTGTCGAGGAATTTGTTGGCGTTTGACATGTCCAAGGTTGTCTTCTCAACGAACTTATTTATGTTGGATGTTAACCATAATAAGATCTTTGGGGGTTTGCCGCCGCAGATGTCGAAACTTAGTCTCACTTCTTTGAATGTGAGTTACAATAGGCTTTGTGGTCAGATTCCGAAGGGTAAAAAGTTGAAGAGATTTGGTGTTGATTCGTATTTTCATAATAAGTGTTTGTGTGGTAAACCACTTGAGAGCTGTAAGTGATGATCCATTTCTCATTGTCGTGTGGGATTTCAAGTTTCTATTAATAAAAGTGTTGTGTAAGCTTTCTATTAAGTGTTTCATGCTCTAACTTCAAATGGGTCATTTTCGTTAATCGTTTCATGAGTCGGTGTTTACCTAGACGAGCTCTTATAGTATCTCATGATTAGGTTAATCGGGTCTCCTTTGGTAGTGATATCTCATCGTTGACTCATCTGATAACACTAGTCACTCGGGTTTCTGTACAAGTCCTAGTGAACTCTATAAACTCTGATGTGATGGCTAACTCCAGGATTCGACATCCAAATTTGGCAACTCAAGACCCTAGCAATCCTTTGCATCTCCTACGAAAAATCTACATTACCGGGGTCATAATCTATTTGTTAGCCATTAACACTGCTACTACTGAGGTAGATCTTGTAACCATGATATCTCGAGGCTCTACCTCTTTGTGCATGCTTCACAAATAATCCATAGATAATTGTGCGTATGTAACTTCATCTCATCAATACTTAAATCGAGCAACCCCTACAAAAATAGGTTTCTATATTCATATAATGTCTGGGTCCAACCTTTCCTCTATTAGTGCTAAAGTAGGCCATAACTTGACCCTATTGTTGTAGTCCTTTTCTCAATGTTCATTGGCCTACCGTAAAAGTTTCATAGATGTAACTTTGTGAACATGTTTGTCCAATCTTGATGACAGCCCAGAGCGTAGTCAATATTCCTAATAATCACATGTGTGCTACTGAGTTTGGATCTATCCTTCGAGGTCCATAGTAAATCTGTCATCTCTTGGACAATCTTTCaccaaaaattttcttttacacgTGACTCATAAGTGGCATAATGCATTTATTGCGCACCTAGAAGTCCATAAACTTGAACTTAATCTTTGATCTGTAAAGCTCGTCGCTCAATGCCACTATGATAAAACTCTTCAAGGATAATGACATGTTCGTAGAGTGTGACCTCATATTTGTTGTATGAACAAAATCTTCCAAATAGACATGTATAACACATGCTACTCTAATTTAAACTTGCTACATTGGGATGAAAGTGATGGAACATTTAGCAAAAAAATGAACTAACTGATAAAGCAGACAATGATTTTGACTGCTCTTGCAGCTTTGTGAGACAGCCGTACATCATCCAGCCTTGCATTATTTTTATgccaaaagttaaaaagaataaaaaaaaaacaagaaataattcAAGAAGTCATATTCAACGcatttaaattatcaaatttctCTTACAAAACTAGATTGatttaaacatatattttagaCCAAAAGACTACATGTTTGATCTATCATCTTTGCACGTATTGAACCAGATATAAATAGACACACGATTAAAAATAGTACATTCATGTTCCgtttgaaaatgaatattaattGGTGTTTGATATACCATTGATATACTAAATACTACTAATGTAACGTCCCATGTCGAAGATTAGAATCGAGATTTGTAATTCGGATTCGACACCTAATGGCCTCGATATTCCCTTGCATCCCCTGCGACATGGTCACTTTACTGACTTCTCGCTTCTatgagtgaagactatccccacagACCAATACGAGTCTTTTGAGcatattttgttctcattcACATGTATGCCAAGAAAATTCTTAGGAGATCACCCAAAGTAAAATTGCTCCATGTAAGGCATAATTAACCAtgaagttcctatgattgagttagagaaaagaaaggtgcATCTagtttcatttcctttatGTCTGTCTTAGTCATCCTGTCATCCTGTCATCCTATCATCAAGATGCTCTCAAACGAATGTGGTCTTGGTTTGTTCATGTACTGTATTAGTAACTTTCCCTAACTTTCCCTGTGTGACCCAAGTTAGGGCATTAATGTGATGGTTCAAGAGTCATTCTTGCTCAATAAGTGGGGGGGGGGGATGAATTCATTGCTGCTAAAGAGGAGGGCATGGCTTGAGCTAGCTTCACATGGCAAAGAAAACCCTGAACTTGAAGGATAACCGATAGTTGCCTCTTGGATCCAATAGGGACTAGTGGGaaccatcattttttttatgacacCCAAGTAAAGGAGAGGTACATAAATGACCTAAGGCTACATTCGAATAAGATGGATCATGAGGATAGGATAGCTAAGAAAtgtttacaataattgatagTCACTACCTATACTAGCAAGGTGCACCTTTTAGGAATTTTCCTGAAACGCATGTGAGTGAGTCAGATGATGTAGAAGAATGTCAAGTCCTCAAGTTCCAAATTTggatttcaaatcttgatgTGAATCCTGCGCATGGaacgttacaaatggtagcaTAGTAGTAGCTCTCCTAGTAAGATATAGTTAGAAGACAAACTAAGGCGGAAGCTTGTAAGCATGTGACATCTAAGTAAAGGtagggtacatgaatgaaccgagaccacaTTCGAATGAAAAGCGGTTCTGaggataggatgactaagaaatgctcaaacgaaatgaaagttactacctttactacctataccaacaaggtgcaccttcTTTTTTTGGTGGTTCAATCATaatgtgatatcccacattagttggggacgagaacgaaacacccattataagagtgtggagacctttccctagcaaacacgttttaaaaaccttgagaggaaccccgaaagggaaagcccaaagatgacaatatctgctagcagtgggcctGAGTCATtacacatggtatcagagtcagacatcggacgatgtgccaacaaggaggcTGTTTCTCGAAgggaggtagacacgaggcggtgtgccagtaaaaaCGCTTGAACCCGcagaggggtggatttggtgggagtcccacatcgattggagaaaggaacgagtgccagcgaggacgctggggcCTAAAGGAGGGTggagagaggagaacgaaacaccctttataagggtgtggaaacctttccctagtagacgcatttgaaaaaccttgaagggaagcccaaagaggacaatatctactagcggtggacctgAGCCGTTACACATAAGAACTCCATAGTTAAGCATAGTTTATATTAATGACTTCAAGGATGTACAATAAGGAATAAAGAAtgtagaaagtacattttcaacgCACTGAGTAGTGgagtatatatatggttcatcatctaccatatataactttacaagatatgattttttactatacattgaccatttattttatatgtcaACTTAACTTACGTTGCTTTACCATTTACAACCATTgaataagctataaataagtagcatgctccataacctaacaattaaggttttgcacaacctcaatttTCTAACcgagaatttcattctcaaatgaccatcaacatcttcatttgattttcaagCCGATATGATTTTCAAgttcagctttccacttcttgaaggtggcaaACACATCTGATTTATGTTTCAGGAGATAAATTCACACATTCCTACTGaaatcatcgatgaaggtgacgtagaactttgatccaccaagtgatggAACTAGAGATGGTCCCCAAATGTCTGTATgaaccatttccaaccgcactttcttcagTTCTCTAGCAGCCTTTGTGAAGCCAACTCATTTCTGTTTGTCCATAACATAGTTCGCATAAGAACCCATATCAACAaatttcagaccttctaaaaATTCTTCCACTTCATTCCTTTGATGCTCATATATCCAAGTATGTTATGCCataaacttgaatttgaaacactctcaacaacaacaatcatCTTTATACACCAagcagtggtgtataaggttccataTTTTGTGCCACGTACTACCACCATAgtgtcacaaccatactatgaagagagtaggttgtgaccttCACGCCATGACAAGCAAAGTGGCGTCCCTCAAGAGACGCCCATCCGGCCATATGCGGGCCAATATAGAAGAGTGCCATGATGTGATCGAGGAGgacgatgcatcatccaacacaccaccacGCAAAGTGGGCATTGAAGACATGTTGAGACATAAGCAAGACAGAGACATCAGAATAGACATGAAGGGCAAAGATAGGTTGTTGAAGGGTCGGGTAGGGCCCAgggccttaacctcaaaagtcggggttttggaaggaatttgggcatgcggttcgggagttaagtccgtccatatgaaatatgaatgctcgccaagtTTGGTGTCAATCGAACATCGGACGGACAATGCACGACACTGTATGACAcctcaccaaaatcatgtctacacttggtagaatgaaaatggctcaaaatgtactataggggtaccatggtgtgagctctccaccacccctgggccctgtggcctaagtgagctaccctgtggcacatacgtgtcacagtgtgggcgAGCATGctgagacgagtgtctcgagCGACTTCGTTTGAAATGGATTTTTGAAGGACAGTACCGGACGGCACGGGTGTGCCGGTATTGCGCTCTAGCccgcgtgttggaggttgctacatacacccgctatccggtacggtatccgtaaatgactCGGCATGGGCACGGGAGGGCCTATGCCtcgatggatggatgttcgggaagtcccgatgagatgaacgacacgcgggcccattctcgatggcatgaccGAATGAGTTATGATGGCCGACGACATCCCAAGACTCgggatggcgtcaagacatGGACCCTGTCGATGGGGCTCGAGATGGCAAGACGAGATGCGACGTTGTATTGAGAGACCTTAGCCCGAGCAGAGGCAAGGTCAAGCCGAACGAgttggcctagtgtagaggcaagtcggatgtgtcgcagacaattgaacatgcacgcgcaGGCGGCGTGCGTGgtcgaacaagcttggattccgcacaagcgatgttcAATGGGCGAAGAtaaacctcgcctaaggtccgacGAAGCCGCAAAGCcggggcgaaaaatatatatggggcttcACTCCCCTCAAGGCTAGTCGtaagcgtgtcaagatcacgacgccGCACGGCAAAAAATGTAGGACCGTGACACATAGCACCCCCTAACAACTTTGACAGTGAATCTTATATCAACTATCTAGATCGTTATAGCACCCTAGAGGCCCATgatctgtttttcttttcatatagGTATTTCAAAATCCTCTCATTATGACCATCTCGACTAATTTAGCTTCTTGTCCCGAGTAATTTAGCTTCTTGCCCTAGTTCGGATCAATCTTACTAGAGAAATCTCTCAAATGGCTTTATctcccccttttcttttcctttccatttttgcTCCACTCTTAACTCCTCCATattccttccttcttttccatttcttgtATTTGTATTCCCATGTGAGCCACCTCTCAAGTCTTTTTCTCAaccctttctttcctttcttccatACACACCTCACCGACCTTTAATTTCCCTCCACCACTTCCCAATTCATGATACATCCCCAACTTCTCTTTTCATcattatttacaatttattttggagggcaaaaaggtaatttttcaaataccATTATATCAAAGAAGTTGGAAGGCTAGgtttctaaaaaagaaaagaaaataagcatAAATAAAACGTGCTCTTACTTTGGAGGGGCAAAATGGTAACTTCCATACACCCATTTCATAATTGATATCCATTGTCGGTCAAACTTAGTTATATAAATCCATAACTCCCCTACTTCATAATTCAACAATTACATCTAAGCCCTTGTCATCAACCATGCTTGTTCTCACCCTCAAatctcctcttcctctcctcttcttcttcctcttcttcaccATTTCATTTGCAGAACTCTGCAATCCAAACGACAAGAAAGCTCTCCTAAACATCAAGAAAGCATTCAACAACGCTTACTACTTCGCCTCATGGAAGCCCGAAGAAGATTGCTGTACTTGGTATAGCGTCGATTGTGATGAGAATTCCCACCGGATTATCTCCCTCGACATCTCTACCGACAATGAAATCTCCGGCCAAATCCCGCCGTACATCGGTGACCTCCCATTCCTCCAATCCCTCATGTTACACAAGCTCCCAAATCTCGTTGGCCCCATCCAACCCACCATCGCCAAGCTCCACAACCTCAAACACCTCGATATCAGCTGGACTAATATCTCCGGCACCATCCCGGACTTCCTCAGCTCCCTCTCCAAGCTCACATACATTCGCCTCTCCTTCAGCAATCTCTCCGGAGCCATCCCAAGCTCCCTCTCCAAGCTCCCAAGTctcgaatttcttcaattggacCGTAGCAAACTAACAGGACAAATCCCATATTCTTTCGGGGACTTTAAGGCTAAAGGTTTCTACCTTTATCTTTCCCACAACAAACTTTCCGGCAAAATCCCACCTTCCCTCTCTAGAGTGGACTTCGAATCCGTCGATTTGTCAAGAAACAAGCTTGAAGGCGACGCCTCCATGATATTTGGCGAGCACAGGTAAGAATATATGCTAAAACCACCCCACCTAGATGGTGGagaaattctatatttataatcatcaaataaatGGACACTTTAACTATAATAAACAGAAATATCATATCGagatatttgcctataattaaatgtcaaatataatatatatatgataaactataattcatgactaaatatctttaacaACAGGCACACCTGGAAAGTTGATTTGTCGAGGAATTTGTTGGAGTTTGACATGTCGAAGGTTGTGTTTTCAACTAGCCTGTTTATGTTGGATCTTAACCATAATAAGATCTATGGGGGTTTGCCGCCGCAGATGACGAAGCTCGGTAATCTTAACTCGTTCAATGTGAGTTACAATAGGCTTTGTGGTCAGATTCCAAAGGGTGGAGAGTTGCAGAGATTTGATGTTTATTCGTATTTTCATAATAAGTGTTTGTGTGGTGCACCACTTGAGAGCTGCAAGTGATGATACACTTCTCATTGTCCTgttgaaatttcaagtttctaTTAATAAGAGTGTTGCGTAAGGTTTGTATTAAGTTTTTAATGTACCGATTGGTATACAAATTCTAGCTCTTCCTAAAGTTGGAGAATATTAAAGATGTTTCATTATGGTCAAAACGTGTGAGTGCAATATGCATTATTGTGATGATTGGTGGCTTCGATGAGGACAAAGAATAGACCATAATTGAAAGTTGCAACACATATTACAAATGCACAATTTGATAAGGCAATTGAAATCCAGGTTGGGAGATGAGACCCGgttaatcatgggtttatagtaggaatacatttccattggtatgaggccttttgggaaaaccaaaagcaaagccacgagagcttatgctcaaagtggacaatatcataccattgtggagattcgtgattcttaacatggtatctgtgtcaatagaatcttgaAATGTCGAGCAAAGAATTGtgggcctcgaaggtgtagtctaAAGTaactcaagtgtcaaacaaatggtgtactttgttcgagggctctaaagaagaaattgagcatcgattaaggggagactacttgagggctccataggcctcaagggaAGCtgtctcgaaggtgtagtcaaaggTGACTCAGGTGTCAAACAAAGAGTATAATTTTGTTGGAGGGCTCCAAGTAAGGAGTCGAGTCTTGATTAAGGGAGGTTATTTGAGAGCTCTAAAGAAGAAGacctcaagggaggctctatggtatactttgttcgagggaagaTTGTAGGTAAAGGCCTCAAGGaagttcgtgattcctaacatgttTAACATGCTCTGGACTATACCCAAGATTCAGACTAGCATATTATTGTAACATCTGATGCCCAAACTCTGATATAACCACGTTATCTACTTTTCTTGAAATACTTCTAAAAGTGAAAACATCCGTACAGACTTACGACGGATTCCTTTAGCCTactttgtcctcactcacaacGTTTTTTAGGAAGTAACCCAATATAAAACTATTTCCAGCTAAAAATCCTTAACGTTGGAGTCTTATGATTAAGCATTAGTTGACAATCATATCCTCAGAATTACTCTCATTCAGATGAGTTtcgattcattcatatatctcTCCATGATTCTCACTCATTTTTGGCTCAACGTCTTCGTCTCAAATAGACGTACGAAGAAGTTGCAAGTCATGGAAGTCTATATTGAGAGCTAGGAGCGAGGGAAATAGTCGGTCTAGTCCAATCGAACCAGTTTGATCTGCTTTACTTGGATGTTCAATCTAATTTTGATGGTACTCATAGAACCTATTTGAGGAGTTTTAGAAGAACTCAAACCAATCAGTGCAAACAATCATACAAAATTTCTGTAGCAACAAGGAAAACATGAAACCTAGCTTTGAATGGTTCTAGTAATAAAACCATTTATTTGACTTCTAATCCAAACAAAGGAATCATTAACTCCTAGAACAAATATTTTCCCCAACCTACGATTACCCATAGGGTTTCTAACTCAAGCTTGCCTTTGGATCTTATAA
This sequence is a window from Cucurbita pepo subsp. pepo cultivar mu-cu-16 chromosome LG19, ASM280686v2, whole genome shotgun sequence. Protein-coding genes within it:
- the LOC111781283 gene encoding polygalacturonase inhibitor-like codes for the protein MVRLSLKSPLSSTISLLFFFLFFTISFAELCNPNDKKALLNIKKAFNNAYYFASWKPEEDCCTWYSVDCDENSHRIISLDISTDNEISGQIPPYIGDLPFLQSLMLHKLPNLVGPIQPTIAKLHNLKHLDISWTNISGTIPDFLSSLSKLTYIRLSFSNLSGAIPSSLSKLPSLEFLQLDRSKLTGQIPYSFGDFKAKGFYLYLSHNKLSGKIPPSLSRVDFESVDLSRNKLEGDASMIFGEHRHTWKVDLSRNLLEFDMSKVVFSTSLFMLDLNHNKIYGGLPPQMTKLGNLNSFNVSYNRLCGQIPKGGELQRFDVYSYFHNKCLCGAPLESCK